The following is a genomic window from Moorella glycerini.
GGGCTGGCCGGGGATGAGGCCCTGGCTGAAGCGGTCCGGCAGGCATTTGCGAAGCGGGAGAAAGAAAAAGAAAGGCGGCGACAGGAACGGGAAAAAGAAGCAGCTGAAGCGAGTGCTTCCCAATATGATGAAGATATCCAGTGGCTAATGGAACAGCAAGCCATACATGTCATCGAAATGAGTAAAGGGACAAAAATTGGAGGGATGGATTTACTCAAGTGGGCCGGCAGCGCCTATGAACTGGACAGTAGCCGCAATAAGTACATATGCACCTTGGACCCTACCAGCCGGCCGGCAGACCTGCCGTTAATGATATCAACACTGGGTAGTATACCTGCCGCCAGCGGGTTCAAAAAAGGTAAGGGCGGCGGCAAAAAACCTCTCCTTCCATAAAATACCGGGTTATACCCGGTTTTTTGTTTTTCAGGACATGCCGGGCGAACAAGCCGTCGTGCATATTTTCATAGAGGAAGGGGGAGTGCTTATGCAAATAGGGCGGCCTGTACCAAGGATAAGGGTTATTCCTGTGGGGAATGTTGCCGATCACAGAAGGGCCTATGCCCGGGTGGTTGATATTATACGCCAGGCCTGCCCTGACAGGCAGGAAAACCCGCAAGGGATGTTGAAGGAAGTAAACATGAATCCTGCTATGGGGAAGAAGAAAGATGAAGGCCGTGATTTACGCTAGGGTAAGCACCCAGGACCAGGCCCTTGGTTTTTCCCTGGCCACCCAGAAAGAACTCTGCGAGAAGAAGGCCCGGGCTTTAGGGGCTTTAGAAGTCGAAGTTGTTGAAGACGCTTACACCGGGACGGAATTGACCCGCCCTAGCCTGGATTATGTGAGGCAGCTCGTAGCCGCCGGGAAAGTGGACCTTGTAGTTGTCTATGACCCCGACAGGCTTTCCCGCAACCTTACAGATTTGCTCATCCTTTGCCGGGAATTTGATAAGGCAGGAGTAAGGCTGGAGTTTGTTAATTTTGACTGGCAAAAGACGCCCCAGGGGATGCTTTTCTTGCAGATGCGAGGGGCCTTTGCCGAATTCGAGCACGCGCTCATAAAGGAGCGTACCCAGAGGGGCAAGGCCAAAAAAGCGGCCAGCGGCAAGATCCGCTGCTACGCCAAGCCTTTTGGTTATGGCTGGGACGCCGAGGGGGATACCCTGGTAATTAATCCCCAGGAAGCCGAAATCGTCAAGCAAATGTTTGAGTGGCTAACGGATCCCCTGGAACCATTAACTCCCTGGCAGATTACCCAGAAGCTGGGCCAGGTGTATCCCCAGGGTCCTAGGGGCAAGGGGTGGGTCCACTCTTCGGTGGTACGGATGCTGAAAAATCCCGTATATACCGGCCGGTTGAGGCGCAAGGATGAGCAGCCTGATTGGAAACCGGTCCTTGTGCCGGCCATAATTGACCAGGAAACCTTTATGAGAGCCCAGGAGATGCTTGCCAGGTCCAAGCGTTTTAACCCTAAGACTACCAGGAGAAGATTCCTGTTGCAGCGCCTGCTGGTATGCGGGGAGTGCGGGAGGAGGCTTACGGTCGTCACCCATAACAATCCCCAGAGGGCGAAGTATAGCTATTATACCTGTCCCGGGCGTTACCCTACCAAGTTTGACGACCAGGGCCGGGTAGGCAGGTGCGGGCTCCCACCCTGGCGAACTGAAGAAATAGATAAGACAGTATGGGATACTATAGCTTCTATAATTAAGAACCCGGAGCTTTTTTACCAGTATATTACCAGCGAGAAGCTGGAAACAGCCAGCATTCCCCGGAGGCGCCTGGAGGAAGCGCGGAAGAGGCTAGAGCAGGTGCAACGGGTGATCGAGCGGATTGACCGGGCTTATTTTATCCTGGAGGCGTTGCCCGAAGAAGACTACAAGCGTTACCGGGCGGAACAAGAAGGAGAGCTAGTAAGAATAGAAGAAGATATCAAGAGGCTTGAAGCCGTAATTAACGCCCAGGAACAGGTGCAAAAAGGCGTAGAATTCCTGCGCCAGTACGCTGAAAACCTGGCAAGGTCGGTGGATGAACTAAATTTTTTTCAAAAGCAGAATATCACTCGCGAGCTGGTGCAGAGGGTAAAAATATATGCTGACGGTAGCCTGGAAATAGAAGGGTACTTTAACCTCCCCTTTACCGGGCCGGGCAAAAATGTCCCGGAACATTGCGAAGAACTTACAATATTAACCCCACAGAAGAACTTAAAAGAACCACCTTGCAGTAGTGTTTTAACTTGCACACATCGAGAAGCCTGCTTATATACATACAACTTCCTGATACCCGCAAAAACCAAATAATTTCTCAATAGGTTTCCCTGATGGCGCGGTATTACCCGCGCTTTATTTTTTGGTTGTTATGGTGATTGTAGCATAATTTTTTAAACCCCGAAAGGAGCGGTTACATGGTATTAGACATAATCCTTCCTGATCCAGATCCCCCTCTCCAGCCAGGGGAAGGAGGTGGCAAAAATGAGTAAGAGGTGCCAGGTTAGGTATGTGAACCGGGATAAAAGCCACCCGCTGTATGGCCAGGCCGGGACCATACAGGTGAGGGCCAGGGGGCCGGGACCGAGGAATTTGCTTGTAAGGCTGTATGACGGTAACCTGGTGGTAGCGCCCTGGGGCAACTGGAGAATAGTAAGGGAGGAGACTAAATGCTGGAGCACAAGAGAATCTTGCTTGCCGCGGGTAATTCCCCGGCGGTAGCCTGGTTTAAGGCCCGTTACCCTAAAACTGACATTGATAGCAAACTAAAAGACGGGTGGCTCCCTGACGCCGTCGTGGCCGTCCGGAAATCCCGCATGGGCGGGGTAGATGATCCAGTCGCAATAGTTGGGGAAACCCTGGCCCGGGGTAGCCTCCCGGTCGTTGTTATCGTGGCCGGCAAGAAAGATAAGACAGGGGAAGATATCGCCCGCCGGGCTGGAGCCCTGGGGGTCCCGGAAGCATGTATCCTTTTTGCCGGGGAAAAGGGCATCACCGCGCCGGATATCGCAAAAGCCCTGGAAGATGCGCTGGCCGGGGAATTGCGCCCGGCCCCCTTGATTTATTACGAAGAAGAGGAGAAAAAGGAAGAACCGGTAGAGGCCAATGATAACATTAAAGGCGTAAACGTACCACAACAGCTAGAAGCCTTGCCTGGAATAAGGGAAACAGCAGCCTGCCCGGCGGTAGAACCGGCGGGGAATGTAGACTGGTCCCCGCTTGCTCCTTACAAGGACAGGATTGTTCCCTTCCTTAGCCCTTGCGCCGGGGTGGGGAAGACCACCCTGGCGGCAGCCCTGGCGGCCCATATCACCTCCCAGGGGGGACAGGCAGCAGTTATAGATCTGGAAACACCGCCAATGGTCCGTTTGCACCTGGGCAACACCACCCTTGAACGTGAAGGAAGCTGGCAACATACTGTAACCCCGTGGGGGGCCCTCTGGGTACCTGAAAAGCATGACCTGGCTGGCATAGCCGCCTTATTGGGCCAACTGGTGAGGGACGGTTACCGGGTGATTATCGATGCGCCCTATTTACGGGTACCGTGGGATAATTTTGCCCGGCAGGTATACGTTGTAGGCGGGGACCTGCGGGCCTTATATGCCTGCCAGGGGCAGGAAAACCTTAATGATGCCATCCTGGTTGCCAACCGGGTACCGGTTGCTGCTTTAAGCATCTGGCCCTCGGTGGTGGAAGATGTTTTAGGCAAGGTACCGGAAGTAGTTATTGCCGAAGATCAGGAGGGCTGCCAGGCGACGGTAGCCGGTATGGCGCCGGCTATAGTCCCTCCCGGCAGCGAAAGTATCGCTGCCGGCATTGGTGCTTTGGTTGCCCTGCTATGGCCGGAAGGGGGATCTGCTGGTGCGCCTGTTTAAGAATTACCGGCTGCTGCTGGTGCTGGCCGCCGCCTGTGCTGTAATGGCGGCCCTGGCCGCTACCGCCGCTATTAATTCTTATTTAAACCTGGTAGCGGTGGTGGTGGCCAGCCGCGACATCAAGCCTAATGAACTTATTGGCGAAGGCGACCTGGCCCTGAAGGAATTCCCGGCAAGAATGGCAGGAACGCACTGGCTGAGAAGTATGGAGGGCGTAGCCGGGAAAGCGAGCACGGGGTTTATCCCCGCCGGGATGCCTATAACCAACTCGATGTTGTCCGAACCCGCAGATGCGGGCCTGGCCGGCAGGCTCAAGCTATACCCCGGCACAGTGGCTTTAAGCCTGGAGGCCAAGAATGATACCACTGTAGGCCAGGCGGTAAAGCCCGGGGATCATGTGGATGTGTATGCCCTTTCTAAAGGCGGCGGCGCTCCGGGGGCAGCGCCGGGCGCCCAACTTGTAGCTATTGGGGTTCCTGTGCTGGCCACCCCGACAGGGAATGACGCCCTGGCCGCTAAGGCAGTGGTGCTGGCCGTGACGCCGGAACAGGCAACCAGGATACTTAATGCCCGGGCCGCCGGGGATGACCTGGCCTGCACCCTGAATAAGGCGGGAGATTAGAAACCTCGAGCGCAAAAAAGGCGGGTGACCATCAATTGCTCCTTGTATTCGGCGACAAAGATTTTACCAGCGCGTTCCTCAATAAAGGTTTTCCCTACCCGGTGGTAGGGGTGGCTGACGACACCATGGCGGCTACCGCCATGCTCCAGGAATCCCCGGCCAGGGAAGTGGTGGTGGGGTTCCCGGGCACGGAGGGGGTAGAATTTGCCTTGCACGCGGCGGCTCTATACCGCGACCGCCGCTTTTATCTGGCTTTGGGCGGCTTGAAACCCACGGCCGGGCTATATGCCCGGGCGGCGGCCAGGGGGGTAAGCATCATCAGTTACCAGGCGGCAGCAGCTGACATGGCACGCATCCTGGGTTCTACCCCTCCTGATCCCAGGCCGGCGGGCAAGCAGGAGCCGGCAAAAGCGCTCAATATGGCCGGTGCTGTTACCCCTGGCAGCTTGAAACGCCAGCTGGTGGCCGTCTATTCCGTCAAGGGCGGCGCCGGCAAGACGGCCATCGCGGCCAACCTGGCGGCCTGCGCCGCCGCCTGGGCGCAAGGAAAAGGCCTGAAGCACCGGGTGGTCCTGGTAGACGGCGACATCGGCGGTGCGAAGACGGCCGGGGACTGGTTGCGGGTGCCGGAAAACGTAACCCAAAACCTCCTGGTCTGGCAAAGCCTGCCGGGCCTCCCCGGCTGGGATGTAGTCGAAAAGATGCTGGTCAAAGTCCCCGGCAACATAGATAACCTGTACTTTCTCCCCTCACCCCAGCAGGCGGGGGCGGAAGCCATTAGCGGCGAGTTGATGGTCCACGTATTGTCCGTCCTGGATCAATACTTCGACCTGGTGGTAGTAGACTTAAGCACCCGGGTAGAAGATGACGCCACCCTGGTGACCCTGCAAACGGCGACGACGATCCTGCTGGTGGTTACCCCGGAGATAGGGGTTATCAAGCGCACCGAAAGCCGGTTCTTAAAACCGGCGGCCAGGCTGCAGGTAAACCTGGCCTCCATTCTGGTAGTATTAAACCGGACCAATCCTAAAGTGCCTTTTAAACCGGCCGATATCGCCGCCCAGTTCGGCGGCATCCCGGCCTTCCCGGAGGCCATACCGGAAGATGACAGCGTCCTGGCCTGCCTGAATGACCCCGGGGCTGGCGGCCCGGTGGTCCTGGCCCGGCCGGGATGCGCCTTTGCCGAAAAAATAACGGCCCTGACGGGGTCCGTCCTGGGATTAGAGATGGCGAAACCAGCCGCCAGCAGGAAGAATAAGCTGCTGGCCTGGCTAGGGCGGATAACGCCGGGCCGCCAGGCCGCGTTTTAAAGGAGGTGGAAAAGCATGGTGGCCCCATCGCTGGCGGCGAAGCTTTTAGGCAGCGAGCAAACCTGCCTGACCAGCGACGAAGTTGAAGAATTGCGCGCCCGGGTGCTGGCCAGGGTGCGGCGGGAGAACCCCAAAGCCTTGAAGGACCCCCGCAACAATGAAGGCTACCTGCGCGGCATCGCCATGATGGAAAGGGGCGCCACCCCGGCCCTGGTGGACAGCGTGGTCAGCGATATGCTGGGCTACGGGCCGCTGCAGCGCTATATCTTCCCCGTAGAAGAACGCTACCGCAACGTCACCGAAGTCCTGGTGCCCGCCTATGATAAGGTTTACGTGGAAATCAACGGCAGCCTGCAGAAAACGGAAACCCGTTTCCGCGACGAAGAACACCTGCGGGCCGTAGCGGAAAAAATCGTCATGTCCTGCGGCCGGCGGGTAAACGAATCCGAGCCGGTGGTAGACGCCAAGCTGCCTGACGGCTCGCGGGTGAACGTCATCATCCCGCCGGTAGCCAGGGGCGGTACCACCATGGTCATCCGCCGCTTCCCCCGCCCCATAGCCCTGGAGGACCTGGTAGACTGCGGCGCCATGACGCCAGATCTGGTCGCCTATTTGCGCGAGGTGATCGCCAGGGGCTTGAACGTGGTGGTGACCGGCCCCATGGGCAGCGGCAAGACCACCATTCTCAATGCCCTGCTGTCCCTGGTGACGGCAACCTGGGGGCCGGACGCCAGCATAATCATCTTTGAGGATATAGCCGAACTGCAGCCCCGGCATGAAAACATACGCTGTTTTGAAAGCCGGCCGCCCGGCCTGGACGGGCAGGGCGAAATAAGCATCGCCAGCCTGGCCCAGGCGGCCATGCTGCGCCTGCGGCCGGACTGGATCATCCTGGGGGAGTGCCGGGGCGCTGAGGCCTATTACGTACTGCAGGCCATGTGCGTCGGCCACCCGGCCATGACCACCTTCCACGCCATCGACGCCGTGGATGCCGTCCTGGGCCGCCTGCCGGCCATGGTGATCATGTCGCGGGAAGGTCAGGTTGAAGGGCGGGCAGCGGCCCTGGACCGCATAGCCGGGGCGGTTGATGTTGTTTTACATGCCGCCAAGGTAATTAAAGGCAGCCAACGGGAGAGAAGAATCGTCCAGGTGGCCGAGGTGATGATAAGGGAAACCCCCGCCGGCCGGGTACCGGACCCCCGGACAATCTTCCGTTTTGACGGTAAAAAACTGGTCCAGGTAGCCGAACCCCATATTTTTACTAAAAAGAAGGTGGTGTTCTGATGCTGGCCTTCTTTTTTGGTGTTGCCTTCCTGGCCGCCTTCTTCTTTCTCGCCGGCCTGGCGGCCTGGCATAAGCGTAACCCGTTAACTGAAGTGCTGGAGGCATATTACCGTAATGCAGCTGCAAGGCAGGGAAAAACCAGGCGCCCGATACTTGCTGAGCTCTGGCAGGTAGAAACAAAAGATGATATGCTGCCCCTGGCTTTAATTGCGGCTTTAACCGCCGTCATCCTGTCGCTGGGTTTGAATAAACCCGGCCTATCCGCGATACTGGCCCTGGCGGCCTTTATTTTTGTTCCGCGCGGTTATGCCTGCTGGCAAAAACGCCGGCGGCAGGCCCTGTTTTTAGCCCAACTGGGGAGAGCGGTGGATAACCTGGCCTCAGCAATCC
Proteins encoded in this region:
- a CDS encoding recombinase family protein, translating into MKAVIYARVSTQDQALGFSLATQKELCEKKARALGALEVEVVEDAYTGTELTRPSLDYVRQLVAAGKVDLVVVYDPDRLSRNLTDLLILCREFDKAGVRLEFVNFDWQKTPQGMLFLQMRGAFAEFEHALIKERTQRGKAKKAASGKIRCYAKPFGYGWDAEGDTLVINPQEAEIVKQMFEWLTDPLEPLTPWQITQKLGQVYPQGPRGKGWVHSSVVRMLKNPVYTGRLRRKDEQPDWKPVLVPAIIDQETFMRAQEMLARSKRFNPKTTRRRFLLQRLLVCGECGRRLTVVTHNNPQRAKYSYYTCPGRYPTKFDDQGRVGRCGLPPWRTEEIDKTVWDTIASIIKNPELFYQYITSEKLETASIPRRRLEEARKRLEQVQRVIERIDRAYFILEALPEEDYKRYRAEQEGELVRIEEDIKRLEAVINAQEQVQKGVEFLRQYAENLARSVDELNFFQKQNITRELVQRVKIYADGSLEIEGYFNLPFTGPGKNVPEHCEELTILTPQKNLKEPPCSSVLTCTHREACLYTYNFLIPAKTK
- a CDS encoding cellulose synthase operon protein YhjQ/BcsQ; this translates as MLEHKRILLAAGNSPAVAWFKARYPKTDIDSKLKDGWLPDAVVAVRKSRMGGVDDPVAIVGETLARGSLPVVVIVAGKKDKTGEDIARRAGALGVPEACILFAGEKGITAPDIAKALEDALAGELRPAPLIYYEEEEKKEEPVEANDNIKGVNVPQQLEALPGIRETAACPAVEPAGNVDWSPLAPYKDRIVPFLSPCAGVGKTTLAAALAAHITSQGGQAAVIDLETPPMVRLHLGNTTLEREGSWQHTVTPWGALWVPEKHDLAGIAALLGQLVRDGYRVIIDAPYLRVPWDNFARQVYVVGGDLRALYACQGQENLNDAILVANRVPVAALSIWPSVVEDVLGKVPEVVIAEDQEGCQATVAGMAPAIVPPGSESIAAGIGALVALLWPEGGSAGAPV
- the cpaB gene encoding Flp pilus assembly protein CpaB, which codes for MRLFKNYRLLLVLAAACAVMAALAATAAINSYLNLVAVVVASRDIKPNELIGEGDLALKEFPARMAGTHWLRSMEGVAGKASTGFIPAGMPITNSMLSEPADAGLAGRLKLYPGTVALSLEAKNDTTVGQAVKPGDHVDVYALSKGGGAPGAAPGAQLVAIGVPVLATPTGNDALAAKAVVLAVTPEQATRILNARAAGDDLACTLNKAGD
- a CDS encoding AAA family ATPase, yielding MLLVFGDKDFTSAFLNKGFPYPVVGVADDTMAATAMLQESPAREVVVGFPGTEGVEFALHAAALYRDRRFYLALGGLKPTAGLYARAAARGVSIISYQAAAADMARILGSTPPDPRPAGKQEPAKALNMAGAVTPGSLKRQLVAVYSVKGGAGKTAIAANLAACAAAWAQGKGLKHRVVLVDGDIGGAKTAGDWLRVPENVTQNLLVWQSLPGLPGWDVVEKMLVKVPGNIDNLYFLPSPQQAGAEAISGELMVHVLSVLDQYFDLVVVDLSTRVEDDATLVTLQTATTILLVVTPEIGVIKRTESRFLKPAARLQVNLASILVVLNRTNPKVPFKPADIAAQFGGIPAFPEAIPEDDSVLACLNDPGAGGPVVLARPGCAFAEKITALTGSVLGLEMAKPAASRKNKLLAWLGRITPGRQAAF
- a CDS encoding CpaF family protein — protein: MVAPSLAAKLLGSEQTCLTSDEVEELRARVLARVRRENPKALKDPRNNEGYLRGIAMMERGATPALVDSVVSDMLGYGPLQRYIFPVEERYRNVTEVLVPAYDKVYVEINGSLQKTETRFRDEEHLRAVAEKIVMSCGRRVNESEPVVDAKLPDGSRVNVIIPPVARGGTTMVIRRFPRPIALEDLVDCGAMTPDLVAYLREVIARGLNVVVTGPMGSGKTTILNALLSLVTATWGPDASIIIFEDIAELQPRHENIRCFESRPPGLDGQGEISIASLAQAAMLRLRPDWIILGECRGAEAYYVLQAMCVGHPAMTTFHAIDAVDAVLGRLPAMVIMSREGQVEGRAAALDRIAGAVDVVLHAAKVIKGSQRERRIVQVAEVMIRETPAGRVPDPRTIFRFDGKKLVQVAEPHIFTKKKVVF